The following are from one region of the Abiotrophia defectiva ATCC 49176 genome:
- the mutL gene encoding DNA mismatch repair endonuclease MutL, with translation MGKIQQMPEALANQIAAGEVVERPASVVKELVENAIDAGAQTIRVELREAGIQQVKVIDDGEGMDAEDLVKAFLPHATSKLYDVHDLFQIKSLGFRGEALASIGSVAKVRVESMQAGAKAGHYIEIAGSQVQAQGMTSARKGTTLTVDSLFYNTPARLKHLSSLKTELKHSLNFIQDIAMAYPDIRFHLVNDGQTIFQSFGTGDLRQTIANVYQPALARQLIALEAENLDFKIRGYISPPQLTRTSKHYIHWMINGRAVRSYALTELLLRAYGRQLMIGRYPLAVIAIELDPRLVDVNVHPTKQTVRLSKESELGQLLTQAVVESLASLNPVPNAQVQELAGGRLFHQADKANPQGPVASQVMPLDLDGKGKEPTFDSAYEEDDDLRSSQASRPSQPAQSAPVSRVAENLAPDWQEGQVEPVSKFEESEPSPSQPVQATPEESHKETQAQPSGSQDLRPTFGHLRYVGQIHGTYLIAESPEGFYLIDQHAAQERIRYEAFMKQEMDTKTQQTLLLPYLFHFSPAELAGLDQVLPRLEELGIVLEAFGPKTYQLSSYPTWLEAHEVEQTVRDLTERLVKQPDLSINQIKEAALIMQSCRGAIKANHYLDDRQASYLIQALDGLDDPFHCPHGRPVFVQITDKTLEKLFKRIQDPHQGGHQL, from the coding sequence ATGGGCAAGATTCAACAAATGCCAGAAGCCTTAGCCAACCAGATAGCGGCCGGTGAAGTCGTAGAACGTCCCGCTTCGGTCGTTAAGGAGTTAGTGGAGAATGCCATTGACGCAGGCGCCCAGACCATTCGGGTGGAGCTACGAGAAGCGGGAATTCAGCAGGTTAAGGTTATTGACGATGGGGAAGGCATGGATGCTGAAGATTTGGTCAAGGCTTTTCTGCCTCACGCCACCAGTAAGCTCTATGATGTCCATGACCTCTTTCAAATCAAATCACTGGGTTTCCGGGGTGAAGCCCTAGCCAGTATTGGGTCTGTCGCCAAGGTCCGGGTAGAATCCATGCAAGCCGGAGCTAAAGCCGGTCACTATATTGAGATTGCCGGCTCTCAGGTGCAAGCCCAGGGCATGACCAGTGCCCGCAAGGGAACGACCTTGACCGTAGATAGTCTCTTCTATAACACGCCAGCCCGTCTTAAGCATTTGAGTAGTCTGAAGACGGAGCTCAAGCATAGCTTGAACTTTATTCAGGATATTGCCATGGCCTATCCCGACATTCGCTTCCACTTGGTAAATGACGGCCAAACCATCTTCCAGTCCTTCGGGACAGGGGACTTGCGCCAGACCATTGCTAATGTCTATCAACCGGCTCTGGCTCGTCAGCTCATAGCTTTAGAGGCGGAGAATCTAGACTTTAAGATTCGAGGCTATATCTCGCCACCTCAGTTGACCCGGACTTCTAAGCACTATATCCACTGGATGATAAATGGCCGGGCTGTTCGTTCCTATGCCTTGACAGAGCTCTTGCTTCGGGCTTATGGCCGCCAACTTATGATTGGCCGCTATCCTTTGGCCGTCATTGCTATTGAGTTAGATCCTCGTCTAGTAGATGTCAATGTCCATCCAACCAAGCAGACTGTCCGTCTTAGCAAGGAAAGTGAACTAGGCCAATTGTTGACCCAGGCGGTGGTGGAGAGTCTAGCCAGCCTCAACCCTGTGCCAAATGCCCAGGTTCAAGAACTGGCAGGAGGCCGACTCTTCCACCAAGCAGACAAAGCCAATCCTCAAGGTCCAGTAGCAAGCCAAGTCATGCCTCTGGACTTGGACGGTAAGGGGAAGGAGCCGACATTTGACTCGGCTTATGAGGAAGACGATGACTTAAGGTCTAGCCAAGCAAGCCGACCAAGTCAGCCAGCTCAATCAGCGCCAGTCAGCCGGGTGGCTGAAAACTTAGCGCCTGATTGGCAGGAGGGACAAGTGGAGCCGGTAAGCAAGTTTGAGGAATCAGAGCCTAGCCCTAGTCAGCCAGTTCAAGCGACACCAGAGGAGTCTCATAAGGAGACCCAAGCTCAGCCTAGTGGCAGTCAGGACTTACGCCCAACTTTTGGTCACTTACGCTATGTCGGCCAGATTCATGGCACTTATTTGATTGCGGAAAGTCCAGAAGGCTTCTACCTGATTGACCAACATGCGGCCCAAGAGCGGATTCGCTATGAGGCCTTTATGAAGCAGGAAATGGACACCAAGACCCAGCAAACCCTCTTGTTACCTTATCTCTTCCACTTTAGCCCAGCTGAGTTAGCAGGATTAGACCAAGTCTTGCCAAGGCTGGAAGAACTGGGCATTGTCTTAGAAGCCTTTGGACCTAAAACCTATCAATTGTCTTCTTATCCAACCTGGTTGGAAGCACATGAAGTGGAGCAGACGGTGCGGGATCTGACCGAACGCTTGGTCAAACAACCAGATTTAAGCATTAACCAAATCAAGGAAGCCGCCTTGATTATGCAGTCCTGTCGGGGCGCCATTAAGGCCAACCACTACCTAGACGATCGTCAGGCTAGCTACCTTATTCAGGCTTTGGATGGTTTAGATGATCCTTTCCACTGTCCACATGGCCGGCCAGTCTTTGTCCAAATTACCGACAAGACCCTGGAAAAACTATTCAAACGGATTCAAGATCCACACCAAGGAGGTCACCAATTATGA